A single region of the Cronobacter condimenti 1330 genome encodes:
- a CDS encoding carbohydrate porin, with protein MIKKSTLALTIGLLAGAPAAFADSNMTSIESRLAALEQRLQAAEARASAAETRAEAAERQARQLAVAQQKQPAAQPVEASAAKPAPQAADAGGFEFHGYARSGLLMSDSAAKTQGGPSFTPAGETGGHVGRLGNEPDTYLEMNLEHKQTLANGATTRFKVMVADGQRSYNDWTASSSDLNVRQAFTELGHLPTFTGAFKDATVWAGKRFDRDNFDIHWIDSDVVFLAGTGAGIYDMRWSDNARSNFSLYGRTFGDIENSENTAQNYILTMNNYVGPVQLMVSGMRAKDNKDRLDIDGNRVKKDAAEDGVHALLGLHNDSFYGLREGSSKTALLYGHGLGAEVKSIGSDGALLPQADTWRLATYGMTPLGGGWHIAPAVLAQSSKDRYVKGDSYQWATANLRVIQEINQNLELQYEGSYQYMDLRPEGYNARNAVSGNFYKLTFAPTLKAGDVGEFLKRPELRLFATWMDWDHRLDNYASSDSFGSSGFTAGGEWNFGVQMETWF; from the coding sequence ATGATTAAAAAAAGCACTCTTGCTCTGACGATTGGCTTACTGGCCGGTGCCCCCGCAGCCTTTGCCGACAGCAATATGACCAGCATCGAATCGCGTCTGGCGGCGCTTGAACAGCGCCTTCAGGCTGCAGAAGCTCGTGCAAGCGCCGCGGAAACCCGCGCCGAGGCGGCAGAGCGTCAGGCCCGGCAACTGGCCGTTGCCCAACAAAAACAGCCAGCAGCACAACCGGTTGAAGCCAGCGCCGCGAAACCCGCGCCGCAAGCGGCTGACGCAGGCGGCTTTGAGTTTCACGGCTACGCCCGTTCAGGCCTGCTGATGAGCGACTCTGCCGCGAAAACGCAAGGCGGCCCGTCCTTCACCCCGGCAGGTGAAACCGGGGGCCACGTCGGGCGTCTCGGTAACGAGCCGGATACCTATCTCGAAATGAACCTCGAGCATAAACAGACGCTCGCCAACGGCGCGACCACACGCTTTAAAGTAATGGTGGCCGACGGACAGCGCAGCTATAACGACTGGACCGCCTCCAGCAGCGATCTCAACGTGCGTCAGGCGTTCACCGAGCTTGGCCACCTGCCGACCTTCACCGGCGCGTTTAAAGACGCCACCGTCTGGGCGGGTAAACGCTTTGACCGTGATAACTTCGACATTCACTGGATTGACTCCGACGTCGTGTTCCTGGCGGGTACCGGCGCGGGTATCTATGACATGCGCTGGAGTGATAACGCGCGCAGCAATTTCTCGCTTTATGGCCGCACCTTCGGCGATATTGAAAACAGCGAAAACACCGCGCAGAACTACATCCTGACGATGAATAACTATGTCGGGCCGGTACAGCTGATGGTGAGTGGCATGCGCGCCAAAGATAACAAAGATCGCCTGGACATCGACGGCAACCGCGTGAAAAAAGACGCGGCGGAAGATGGCGTGCATGCCCTGCTCGGCCTGCATAACGACAGCTTCTACGGCCTGCGCGAAGGTTCCTCCAAAACCGCGCTGCTGTATGGTCACGGCCTCGGCGCGGAAGTGAAATCTATCGGCTCCGATGGCGCATTGCTGCCGCAGGCGGACACCTGGCGCCTCGCCACGTACGGCATGACCCCGCTCGGCGGCGGCTGGCATATTGCCCCGGCGGTGCTGGCCCAGAGCAGTAAAGATCGTTACGTCAAAGGCGATAGCTATCAGTGGGCGACGGCGAACCTGCGCGTCATTCAGGAGATTAACCAGAATCTCGAACTGCAATATGAAGGCAGTTACCAGTACATGGATTTGCGCCCCGAAGGCTATAACGCGCGCAATGCGGTCAGCGGCAACTTCTATAAGCTGACCTTTGCGCCGACGCTGAAAGCAGGCGACGTGGGCGAGTTCCTCAAACGTCCAGAGCTGCGTCTGTTCGCCACCTGGATGGACTGGGATCACCGCCTGGATAACTACGCCTCCAGCGATTCCTTCGGCAGCAGCGGGTTTACCGCTGGCGGCGAATGGAACTTCGGCGTGCAGATGGAAACCTGGTTCTGA
- a CDS encoding DUF805 domain-containing protein — translation MYWYIKAFRNYLNFTGRARRKEFWMFTLVNFILAGVMLALDKMLGLRAVGEYGLLSLIYGLLALLPAWAVQFRRLHDTDRTALWLLLLLVPVIGWIVILIFNCQSGTHGENRFGPDSKHHL, via the coding sequence ATGTACTGGTACATTAAAGCGTTTAGAAATTACCTCAATTTTACCGGCAGGGCGCGCCGTAAAGAGTTCTGGATGTTCACGCTGGTGAATTTCATCCTGGCAGGCGTGATGCTGGCGCTCGACAAAATGCTTGGCCTGCGGGCTGTGGGCGAATACGGTTTACTGAGCCTTATCTATGGGCTGCTGGCGCTGCTGCCCGCGTGGGCTGTGCAGTTCCGCCGCCTGCATGATACCGACCGCACCGCGTTGTGGTTGCTTCTGTTACTGGTGCCTGTCATCGGCTGGATTGTGATCCTCATTTTCAACTGCCAGTCCGGGACGCACGGTGAAAATCGCTTCGGCCCCGATTCTAAACACCACCTCTGA
- a CDS encoding substrate-binding domain-containing protein — MRKTKRVTISDIAALAGVSKATASLVLNGRGKELRVAQETRERVLAIAQQHHYQPSIHARLLRNNRSHTLGLVVPEITNYGFAVFSYELETLCREAGLQLLISCTDENPGQETVVVNNLVSRQVDGLIVASSMLSDSDYVKLSEQLPVVLFDRHMNDTQLPLVITDSVTPTADLVERIARQHPDEFYFLGGQPRLSPTRDRLEGFKQGLTRAGVELRPEWIIHGNYHPSSGYEMFAALCAKLGRPPKALFTAACGLLEGVLRYMSQHRLLESDIHLASFDDHYLYDSLSVRIDTVQQDCRQLALDCFEMITQLVDDHEPTPLQRYLPATLQWRHSAD, encoded by the coding sequence GTGCGAAAAACCAAACGCGTTACTATCAGTGATATCGCCGCCCTGGCGGGGGTTTCCAAAGCCACCGCCAGCCTGGTGCTGAATGGCAGGGGCAAAGAGCTGCGCGTCGCGCAGGAGACGCGCGAGCGCGTTCTCGCCATCGCCCAGCAACACCATTATCAGCCGAGCATCCACGCCCGTCTGCTGCGCAATAACCGCAGTCATACGCTCGGCCTGGTGGTACCAGAGATAACCAACTATGGTTTCGCGGTGTTCTCTTATGAACTGGAAACGCTGTGCCGCGAAGCGGGGCTTCAGCTCCTTATCTCCTGCACCGATGAAAATCCAGGGCAGGAGACCGTAGTGGTCAATAACCTGGTGTCGCGCCAGGTGGACGGACTTATCGTCGCCTCCAGCATGTTGAGCGACAGCGATTATGTGAAGCTCAGCGAACAACTCCCGGTGGTGCTTTTCGACCGCCATATGAACGACACCCAACTGCCGCTGGTGATAACCGATTCCGTCACGCCGACGGCCGACCTGGTCGAGCGTATTGCCCGCCAGCATCCTGACGAGTTCTACTTCCTGGGCGGCCAGCCGCGCCTCTCTCCAACACGCGATCGGCTTGAAGGCTTTAAGCAAGGCCTGACGCGGGCAGGTGTGGAGCTACGCCCCGAGTGGATCATTCACGGTAATTATCATCCAAGTAGCGGCTATGAAATGTTCGCCGCGCTTTGCGCGAAGCTCGGACGTCCACCGAAAGCGCTTTTTACCGCCGCCTGCGGCCTGCTGGAAGGGGTGCTGCGTTATATGAGCCAGCATCGTCTGCTGGAAAGCGACATCCATCTTGCGAGTTTTGACGATCATTATCTGTATGATTCGCTGTCGGTTCGTATCGACACCGTCCAGCAGGATTGCCGTCAACTGGCGCTGGATTGCTTTGAGATGATCACCCAACTGGTGGATGACCATGAACCGACGCCGCTGCAGCGCTACCTGCCAGCGACGCTGCAATGGCGGCATTCGGCGGATTAA
- a CDS encoding sucrose-6-phosphate hydrolase, which translates to MTTPTLLPAILQAVMKGQPVALGDRHYPHWHLAPVTGLLNDPNGFIHFQGRYHLFYQWNALGCQHQHKCWGHWSSADLTHWQHEPLALMPDEEYDRSGCYSGSAVDDNGRLTLCYTGNVKFDDGTRTAWQCLAVQNAEGGFDKLGPVVPLPGGYTGHVRDPKVWRYGEHWYMVLGAQDLERQGKVLLLRSENLWNWENLGEIAGSTLGGLGDAGYMWECPDLFMLDDKAILLCCPQGVTREEKRFLNTYPSAYLCGELDYDQAAYHHGPLVELDAGFEFYAPQTTLAEDGRRLLIGWMGVPDGEEMLQPTVAQGWIHQMTCPRELSLRDGKLCQQPVRELAALRGEAHHVDGTASVLSPLAAESLELMLESSGDVTLNVADTLRLDWTRDGLRLARRSLDTGEWLYRYWQGEVKRLHMLCDRSSIEIFINDGEGVMSSRYFPPSPAMLAFEGQAHLRLRYWSLRPCMVE; encoded by the coding sequence ATGACTACCCCCACGCTGCTGCCCGCCATTTTGCAGGCGGTGATGAAAGGCCAGCCGGTCGCGCTTGGCGATCGCCATTATCCGCACTGGCATCTGGCGCCGGTCACCGGCCTGTTGAACGACCCGAACGGTTTTATTCATTTTCAGGGCCGTTACCATCTGTTTTATCAGTGGAATGCGCTGGGCTGCCAGCATCAGCATAAGTGCTGGGGGCACTGGAGCTCAGCCGATCTGACGCACTGGCAGCATGAGCCGCTGGCGTTGATGCCTGATGAAGAATATGACCGCAGCGGCTGTTATTCCGGCAGCGCGGTAGATGACAACGGACGGCTCACGCTCTGCTATACCGGTAATGTGAAGTTTGACGACGGTACCCGCACCGCCTGGCAGTGCCTGGCGGTACAAAACGCCGAAGGCGGTTTCGACAAGCTCGGTCCGGTCGTGCCGCTGCCCGGCGGCTACACCGGACACGTGCGCGATCCGAAAGTCTGGCGTTACGGCGAACACTGGTACATGGTGCTCGGCGCGCAGGATCTGGAACGTCAGGGCAAAGTGCTGCTTCTGCGCTCCGAAAACCTGTGGAACTGGGAGAACCTGGGTGAAATTGCCGGCAGCACGCTCGGCGGGCTGGGCGACGCAGGGTACATGTGGGAGTGTCCGGACCTCTTTATGCTGGACGACAAGGCTATCCTGCTCTGCTGTCCACAGGGTGTGACGCGCGAAGAAAAACGTTTTCTGAATACTTACCCGAGCGCGTACCTGTGCGGTGAACTGGACTACGACCAGGCGGCATATCACCACGGCCCGCTGGTGGAGCTGGATGCCGGGTTTGAGTTTTACGCCCCGCAAACCACACTTGCGGAAGATGGCCGCCGCCTGCTTATCGGCTGGATGGGCGTACCGGACGGCGAAGAGATGCTACAGCCGACGGTGGCACAGGGCTGGATCCACCAGATGACCTGTCCACGCGAGTTGTCGCTGCGCGATGGCAAACTCTGCCAGCAACCGGTGCGGGAGTTGGCCGCGCTGCGCGGTGAAGCGCATCACGTTGACGGCACGGCATCGGTACTCTCCCCGCTTGCGGCCGAAAGCCTGGAGTTAATGCTGGAATCATCGGGCGACGTGACGCTTAATGTCGCCGATACGCTGCGCCTTGACTGGACGCGTGACGGCCTGCGTCTGGCGCGCCGCAGTCTCGACACGGGCGAGTGGCTCTACCGCTACTGGCAAGGCGAGGTGAAGCGCCTGCACATGTTGTGCGATCGCTCAAGCATCGAGATTTTTATAAACGACGGCGAAGGCGTGATGAGCAGCCGCTATTTCCCGCCTTCACCCGCCATGCTTGCCTTCGAAGGGCAGGCGCATCTCCGGCTGCGCTACTGGTCGTTGCGCCCTTGCATGGTAGAATGA
- a CDS encoding pirin family protein, producing MIITRTAKQCGQADYGWLQARYTFSFGHYFDPKLLGYASLRVLNQEVLAPGAAFQPRTYPKVDILNLILDGEAEYRDSEGNHLRAKAGEALLLSTQPGVSYSEHNLSKDQSLTRMQLWLDACPERENAAVQTMTIGPQARQLIASPDGADGSLQLRQHVWLWHIALNEGESVSLPLNGPRAYLQSIHGTVHAKTETDGKEALTCGDGAFIRDEANITLIAGSPLRALLVDLPV from the coding sequence ATGATTATCACGAGAACAGCCAAACAGTGTGGGCAAGCTGACTATGGGTGGCTGCAGGCTCGCTATACCTTTTCCTTTGGCCACTATTTCGATCCAAAATTGTTGGGGTATGCTTCGCTCCGTGTCCTGAACCAGGAAGTGCTGGCGCCGGGCGCTGCATTTCAGCCGCGCACTTACCCGAAAGTCGATATTCTTAACCTGATCCTCGACGGCGAGGCGGAATACCGTGACAGCGAAGGGAATCACCTGCGCGCGAAAGCGGGCGAGGCGCTGTTGCTTTCCACCCAACCGGGCGTGAGTTACAGCGAACATAATCTGAGCAAAGATCAGTCGCTAACGCGGATGCAGCTCTGGCTCGACGCCTGCCCGGAACGCGAAAACGCGGCGGTGCAGACGATGACGATTGGCCCGCAGGCGCGCCAGCTTATCGCCTCGCCAGATGGCGCTGACGGCAGCCTGCAGTTGCGCCAGCACGTCTGGTTGTGGCATATCGCCCTCAACGAAGGGGAATCCGTAAGCCTGCCGCTGAACGGACCGCGTGCGTACCTGCAATCCATCCACGGCACGGTGCACGCAAAAACCGAAACAGACGGCAAAGAGGCATTAACCTGCGGAGACGGCGCATTTATTCGTGACGAGGCTAACATAACCCTCATCGCCGGTTCGCCGCTGCGCGCTTTACTGGTAGATTTGCCGGTGTAA
- a CDS encoding sucrose-specific PTS transporter subunit IIBC — protein MDFEQIARSLLPLLGGKENIASAAHCATRLRLVLADDAKADTTAIGNVEGVKGCFRNAGQLQIIFGTGVVNKVYAAFIAAAGISESSKSEAASVAARKLNPFQRIARLLSNIFVPIIPAIVASGLLMGLLGMVKTYGWVSPDNALYIMLDMCSSAAFIILPILIGFTAAREFGGNPYLGATLGGILTHPALTNAWGVAAGFHTMNFFGIEVAMIGYQGTVFPVLLAVWFMSLLEKQLRRIIPDALDLILTPFFTVIISGFVALLVIGPAGRALGDGISLVLSTLITHAGWLAGLLFGGLYSVIVITGVHHSFHAIEAGLLGNPSIGVNFLLPIWAMSNVAQGGACLAVWFKTKDAKVKAITLPSGFSALLGITEAAIFGVNLRFVKPFISGLIGGAAGGAWVVSTHVGMTAVGLTGIPGMAIVQASSLLNYAIGMVIAFCIAFVVSYLWKYKTDAE, from the coding sequence ATGGATTTTGAACAGATTGCCCGCTCGCTCCTGCCGCTGCTTGGCGGTAAAGAGAATATCGCCAGCGCCGCCCACTGCGCCACGCGCCTGAGGCTGGTGCTGGCCGATGACGCCAAAGCCGACACGACCGCCATTGGCAATGTGGAAGGCGTAAAAGGCTGTTTTCGCAACGCAGGCCAGCTGCAGATTATTTTCGGCACTGGCGTGGTCAACAAAGTCTATGCGGCATTTATCGCTGCCGCCGGGATCAGCGAATCGAGTAAATCGGAAGCGGCGAGCGTGGCGGCCCGCAAGCTGAACCCGTTCCAGCGTATCGCCCGTCTGCTTTCCAATATTTTTGTGCCGATCATTCCGGCTATCGTGGCTTCCGGCCTGCTGATGGGCCTGCTCGGCATGGTGAAAACCTACGGCTGGGTCAGCCCCGATAACGCGCTCTATATCATGCTGGATATGTGCAGCTCGGCGGCGTTTATCATTCTGCCCATCCTGATAGGCTTCACCGCCGCGCGCGAGTTTGGCGGCAACCCGTACCTCGGCGCGACGCTTGGCGGTATCCTCACCCATCCGGCGCTGACCAACGCCTGGGGCGTGGCGGCAGGTTTCCACACCATGAACTTCTTCGGGATTGAGGTCGCGATGATTGGCTACCAGGGCACGGTGTTCCCGGTTCTGCTGGCAGTGTGGTTCATGAGCCTGCTGGAAAAACAGCTGCGCCGCATTATCCCGGATGCGCTGGATCTTATCCTGACGCCGTTCTTTACCGTGATTATCTCCGGCTTCGTCGCGCTGCTGGTGATTGGCCCGGCGGGCCGTGCGCTGGGCGACGGTATCTCGCTTGTTTTAAGCACGCTGATTACGCATGCCGGCTGGCTGGCAGGGCTGCTGTTCGGCGGGCTCTATTCGGTGATTGTCATCACCGGGGTGCACCACAGCTTCCATGCGATTGAAGCAGGCCTGCTTGGCAACCCGTCTATCGGCGTGAATTTCCTGCTGCCTATCTGGGCGATGTCTAACGTGGCGCAGGGCGGTGCGTGTCTCGCGGTGTGGTTCAAAACCAAAGATGCGAAAGTGAAGGCGATTACGCTGCCGTCCGGTTTCTCGGCGCTACTCGGCATCACGGAAGCCGCGATTTTCGGGGTCAACCTGCGCTTCGTGAAGCCGTTTATCTCCGGGCTTATCGGCGGCGCGGCGGGCGGTGCATGGGTGGTTTCGACACATGTGGGCATGACGGCAGTCGGCCTGACCGGCATTCCGGGCATGGCTATCGTGCAGGCCAGTTCACTGCTGAACTACGCCATCGGCATGGTTATCGCCTTCTGCATCGCCTTTGTGGTCTCTTACCTGTGGAAATACAAAACGGACGCTGAATAA
- the yhaJ gene encoding DNA-binding transcriptional regulator YhaJ, protein MAKERALTLEALRVMDAIDRRGSFAAAADELGRVPSALSYTMQKLEEELDVVLFDRSGHRTKFTNVGRMLLERGRVLLEAADKLTTDAEALARGWETHLTIVAEALVPTHCLFPLVEKLASKANTQLSFITEVLAGAWERLEQGRADIVIAPDMHFRSSSEINSRKLYTLMNVYVAAPDHPIHHEPEPLSEVTRVKYRGVAVADTARERPVLTVQLLDKQPRLTVTSIEDKRQALLAGLGVATMPYPLVEKDIAEGRLRVVSPESTSEVDIIMAWRRDSMGEAKAWCLREIPKLFNVKR, encoded by the coding sequence ATGGCTAAAGAAAGGGCATTGACGCTGGAGGCGCTGCGCGTCATGGATGCTATCGACCGGCGCGGCAGTTTCGCCGCCGCGGCTGACGAACTGGGACGCGTGCCTTCTGCATTAAGCTACACCATGCAGAAGCTGGAGGAGGAGCTGGATGTGGTGCTTTTCGACCGCTCCGGACACCGTACCAAGTTCACTAACGTGGGCCGTATGCTGCTGGAGCGCGGTCGCGTGCTGCTGGAGGCGGCGGATAAGCTCACAACCGACGCTGAAGCGCTGGCGCGCGGCTGGGAAACGCACCTGACCATCGTCGCCGAAGCGCTGGTGCCCACGCACTGTCTGTTCCCGCTCGTTGAAAAACTTGCGTCGAAAGCTAATACCCAGCTCTCTTTCATTACCGAAGTGCTGGCGGGCGCCTGGGAGCGTCTGGAGCAAGGGCGCGCCGATATCGTCATCGCGCCGGATATGCACTTTCGCTCGTCGTCGGAAATCAATTCCCGCAAGCTTTATACGCTGATGAATGTCTATGTCGCGGCGCCGGATCACCCCATCCATCACGAACCAGAACCGCTGTCTGAAGTCACTCGCGTGAAATATCGCGGCGTGGCAGTGGCGGATACCGCGCGTGAACGCCCAGTGCTGACGGTACAGCTGCTGGATAAACAGCCGAGGCTGACGGTGACATCCATTGAAGATAAACGCCAGGCGCTGCTCGCCGGGCTGGGCGTGGCGACCATGCCCTATCCGCTGGTGGAGAAAGATATTGCTGAAGGGCGGCTGCGCGTGGTTAGCCCGGAGTCCACCAGCGAGGTGGACATCATCATGGCGTGGCGGCGCGACAGCATGGGCGAGGCGAAAGCGTGGTGTCTGCGTGAAATCCCGAAACTCTTTAACGTGAAACGTTAA
- a CDS encoding aminoimidazole riboside kinase yields MSAKVWALGDAVVDLLPDGEGRLLQCPGGAPANVAVGVARLGGASGFIGRVGRDPFGEFMMQTLSREGVDISAMHQDPAHRTSTVVVALDEHGERTFTFMVRPSADLFLTPGDLPPFTAGEWLHVCSIALCAQPSRDTAFEAMARIKHAGGFISFDPNIRDDLWQDTTILRECVERALTQADVVKLSLEELAFITGGEEEDHARALAQRHAIPLLLITRGAEGVDACFNGELRRYPAVPVACVDTTGAGDAFVAGLLWGLAAHGLPHNASQLAPVLSHAQTCGALATTAKGAMTALPRLHDLKKHLA; encoded by the coding sequence ATGTCAGCAAAAGTGTGGGCCCTGGGTGACGCAGTCGTGGATCTGCTGCCCGATGGCGAGGGTCGGTTACTGCAGTGCCCCGGCGGCGCCCCGGCAAATGTGGCGGTCGGCGTGGCGCGACTGGGCGGGGCGAGCGGCTTCATTGGCCGTGTCGGGCGCGATCCGTTCGGGGAATTTATGATGCAAACGCTCTCCCGCGAAGGCGTGGATATCAGCGCGATGCATCAGGATCCGGCGCACCGCACCTCGACGGTCGTCGTGGCGCTGGATGAGCACGGTGAACGCACATTCACTTTCATGGTCCGTCCGTCAGCGGATCTCTTTCTCACTCCAGGCGATCTCCCCCCGTTCACGGCGGGCGAATGGCTGCACGTCTGTTCCATCGCGTTGTGCGCCCAGCCCTCGCGTGATACCGCGTTTGAGGCGATGGCGCGGATAAAACACGCGGGCGGGTTTATCAGCTTCGACCCCAATATTCGCGACGATCTCTGGCAGGACACCACGATTTTGCGTGAATGCGTGGAACGCGCCCTTACCCAGGCCGATGTGGTGAAGCTTTCGCTTGAAGAGCTGGCCTTTATCACCGGCGGTGAAGAAGAAGACCACGCGCGGGCACTGGCGCAACGCCATGCGATCCCGCTGCTGCTTATTACCCGCGGCGCAGAAGGGGTTGATGCCTGCTTTAACGGTGAATTACGCCGTTACCCGGCAGTGCCGGTGGCGTGTGTCGACACGACCGGCGCGGGCGATGCCTTTGTCGCCGGGCTGCTCTGGGGCCTTGCGGCACACGGCCTGCCGCACAATGCCTCACAACTGGCGCCTGTGCTTTCGCATGCCCAAACCTGCGGTGCGCTTGCCACTACAGCCAAAGGCGCAATGACAGCGCTGCCCCGCCTTCACGACCTCAAAAAACACCTCGCCTGA